One stretch of Streptomyces sp. NBC_00443 DNA includes these proteins:
- a CDS encoding ATP-binding protein: MLRRNAFRLPRHPASVGLARRRVRDHLADWGHGPRDPALEGAVLLVSELATNVVRHGPLLEREFEVAVTALADGACLIEVSDEGQLAPRLRSVGESEETGRGLHLVEYLAAAWGVWSRGRHGKTVWALVLADANS; encoded by the coding sequence GTGCTGAGACGCAACGCCTTCCGGCTGCCCCGGCATCCGGCGTCCGTAGGTCTCGCCCGGCGCCGGGTCCGGGACCACCTGGCCGACTGGGGGCACGGGCCGCGGGACCCGGCGCTGGAGGGCGCGGTGCTGCTCGTCTCCGAGCTGGCCACCAACGTCGTACGCCACGGCCCGCTGCTGGAGCGCGAGTTCGAGGTCGCCGTCACCGCACTCGCCGACGGTGCCTGTCTGATCGAGGTGTCGGACGAGGGTCAACTCGCTCCGCGCCTGAGGTCGGTGGGGGAGTCGGAGGAGACCGGCCGCGGCCTGCATCTCGTGGAGTACCTGGCCGCGGCCTGGGGCGTGTGGAGCCGGGGGCGGCACGGGAAGACGGTGTGGGCACTCGTCCTCGCCGACGCCAACTCATGA
- a CDS encoding GtrA family protein, protein MWGDRRELLGFATVGLLAYAVDLALFTWLRGPAAHGPLSAKALSFVAACTVAYAGNALGTYRRTHPTGLRPYALFLLVNIAGAAVQLLCLTVSHYGLGLTSQRADTVSGAGIGMALATVLRFWGTRTLVFRREGRVGSWTG, encoded by the coding sequence GTGTGGGGTGACCGGCGTGAACTCCTCGGCTTCGCCACCGTCGGCCTGCTCGCCTACGCCGTCGACCTCGCCCTCTTTACCTGGCTGCGAGGCCCGGCCGCCCATGGCCCCCTCTCCGCCAAGGCCCTCTCCTTCGTCGCCGCCTGCACGGTCGCCTACGCCGGGAACGCCCTCGGCACCTACCGCCGCACCCACCCGACGGGCCTGCGCCCCTACGCCCTCTTCCTCCTGGTGAACATCGCCGGAGCGGCCGTACAACTGCTGTGTCTCACCGTCAGCCACTACGGGCTCGGCCTCACCTCCCAGCGCGCGGACACCGTCTCCGGAGCCGGAATCGGGATGGCGCTGGCTACGGTCCTGCGGTTTTGGGGCACTCGCACATTGGTCTTCCGGAGGGAGGGCAGAGTCGGATCATGGACTGGCTGA
- a CDS encoding MMPL family transporter yields the protein MARWCYRHRLVVLLLWLGALFGLGAASSAAGTNYANVFSLPNTDSTTAYDLMEKAFPQRAGDTDTVVWKVDGGAAASVRDEAVRSRIEPALEEIGRMKGVGEVTDPYAAQGAAQISRDGRIAYAQITFTEQANAIPKELIEDVVDTAQAAERDGLQVELGGQAIARTQEPPQGTAEAVGVLAAAVVLFLAFGSLFAMLLPIVVAIAGVGTGLIGTMLLSHVTDVPEVAPLLGSLIGLGVGIDYALFIVTRHRRGILRGMKPEESAVTALNTSGRAVLFAGGTVCIALAGMLVMNMRFLDGVVVATSLTVVLSVLAAITLLPALLGLLGMRVLSRRQRRRLTAAGPEPEEASGLAARWSAYVQRRPRRLVALAVVVMAVLAIPVLSLRLGATDQGNHQESTTTRQAYDLLAEGFGPGVNGPLQVVVEGDAPVGLVDGIRSTEGVAQVAAVPPANGVTVIQVVPTTSPQSEQTDRLIDRLRDDVIPKSGAEAHVGGVTAVFKDFASVTGDRLPYFVGTIIALGFLLLMVAFRSLVVPLTAALMNLIAAAASFGVLVAIFQWGWGTELIGVGKEGPITSFLPVIMLSLLFGLSMDYQVFLVSRMHEEWVHTKDNARAVRVGLAETSRVINSAALIMICVFSAFVLSGDMEGAMAGIGLAAAVALDAFILRTALVPAAMHLLGKSNWWLPDWMEKRLPHLAVEPKEEATAPAAEEEPAGAGRASVVHGYVRTADGEPVDGAAVTLLTKGGRQVDRVASLADGSYIVSVPAPGTYLLATTAPSYGSRAGQVVVTDGPLVHDVELAEGEVDAAPRGGGVN from the coding sequence TTGGCACGGTGGTGCTATCGGCACCGGCTGGTGGTCCTGTTGCTGTGGTTGGGGGCACTGTTCGGCCTGGGGGCGGCGAGTTCGGCCGCGGGCACGAACTACGCGAACGTCTTCTCCCTCCCGAACACGGACTCCACGACCGCGTACGACCTGATGGAGAAGGCCTTCCCGCAGCGCGCGGGCGACACCGACACGGTGGTGTGGAAGGTGGACGGGGGCGCCGCGGCGTCCGTCCGGGACGAGGCCGTACGGTCCCGGATCGAGCCCGCGCTGGAGGAGATCGGGCGGATGAAGGGCGTCGGTGAGGTCACCGACCCGTACGCGGCGCAGGGGGCCGCACAGATCAGCCGGGACGGGCGGATCGCGTACGCCCAGATCACCTTCACCGAGCAGGCGAACGCCATCCCGAAGGAGCTGATCGAGGACGTCGTCGACACGGCGCAGGCCGCTGAACGCGACGGACTCCAGGTCGAGCTGGGCGGCCAGGCCATCGCCCGCACCCAGGAGCCGCCGCAGGGCACGGCGGAGGCGGTCGGCGTTCTCGCCGCCGCGGTCGTGCTGTTCCTGGCGTTCGGCTCGCTGTTCGCGATGCTGCTGCCGATCGTCGTGGCGATCGCGGGCGTCGGCACCGGCCTGATCGGGACGATGCTGCTCAGCCATGTCACGGACGTGCCCGAAGTGGCCCCGCTGCTCGGCTCGTTGATCGGCCTCGGCGTCGGCATCGACTACGCCCTGTTCATCGTCACCCGGCACCGCCGCGGCATCCTGCGCGGGATGAAGCCGGAGGAGTCGGCGGTGACGGCCCTCAACACCTCGGGGCGCGCGGTGCTGTTCGCGGGCGGCACGGTGTGCATCGCGCTCGCGGGCATGCTGGTGATGAACATGCGGTTCCTGGACGGCGTGGTCGTCGCGACCTCCCTGACGGTCGTCCTGAGCGTGCTGGCCGCGATCACCCTGCTGCCCGCCCTTCTCGGCCTGCTCGGCATGCGCGTCCTCAGCCGCCGGCAGCGGCGCCGGCTCACTGCCGCGGGACCGGAGCCGGAGGAGGCGAGCGGCCTCGCGGCGCGCTGGTCTGCGTACGTCCAAAGGCGCCCGCGGCGGCTCGTGGCACTGGCCGTCGTGGTCATGGCGGTCCTGGCGATCCCCGTGCTGTCGCTCCGCCTGGGCGCCACCGACCAGGGCAACCACCAGGAGTCGACCACGACCCGACAGGCCTACGACCTGCTCGCCGAGGGCTTCGGGCCCGGCGTCAACGGCCCGCTCCAGGTGGTCGTCGAGGGCGACGCCCCCGTCGGCCTGGTCGACGGCATCCGGTCCACCGAGGGCGTCGCCCAGGTGGCCGCCGTCCCGCCCGCGAACGGCGTCACGGTCATCCAGGTCGTACCGACCACGTCACCCCAGTCCGAGCAGACGGACCGGCTGATCGACCGGCTGCGCGACGACGTGATCCCGAAGTCCGGGGCCGAGGCCCATGTGGGCGGAGTGACGGCGGTCTTCAAGGACTTCGCCTCGGTGACCGGCGACCGCCTGCCGTACTTCGTCGGGACGATCATCGCGCTCGGCTTCCTGCTGCTGATGGTGGCCTTCCGCTCGCTGGTGGTGCCGCTGACGGCCGCCCTGATGAACCTCATCGCGGCGGCAGCGTCCTTCGGGGTCCTGGTGGCGATCTTCCAGTGGGGCTGGGGCACCGAGCTGATCGGCGTCGGCAAGGAGGGCCCGATCACGTCGTTCCTGCCGGTCATCATGCTGTCCCTGCTGTTCGGCCTCTCCATGGACTACCAGGTGTTCCTGGTGAGCCGTATGCACGAGGAGTGGGTGCACACGAAGGACAACGCGCGCGCGGTGCGCGTCGGCCTCGCGGAGACCAGCCGGGTCATCAACTCGGCCGCACTGATCATGATCTGTGTGTTCAGCGCGTTCGTGCTGAGCGGCGACATGGAGGGTGCGATGGCGGGCATCGGCCTCGCGGCCGCCGTCGCCCTGGACGCGTTCATCCTGCGTACGGCCCTGGTGCCGGCCGCGATGCACCTGCTCGGCAAGTCCAACTGGTGGCTGCCGGACTGGATGGAGAAGCGGCTGCCGCACCTGGCGGTCGAGCCGAAGGAGGAGGCGACGGCGCCGGCGGCCGAGGAGGAGCCGGCCGGGGCGGGCCGGGCCTCGGTCGTGCACGGGTACGTCCGCACCGCCGACGGTGAGCCGGTCGACGGCGCGGCGGTGACGCTGCTGACGAAGGGCGGGCGCCAGGTGGACCGGGTGGCGTCCCTCGCCGACGGTTCGTACATCGTGTCCGTGCCGGCGCCGGGGACGTATCTGCTGGCGACGACCGCCCCGTCGTACGGGTCGCGGGCGGGGCAGGTCGTCGTGACGGACGGGCCGCTCGTGCACGACGTCGAGCTGGCCGAGGGCGAGGTGGACGCCGCGCCGCGCGGGGGCGGCGTCAACTGA
- a CDS encoding ABC transporter substrate-binding protein yields the protein MRSVRMRILATLLVLAAVGVGGWQLLPSQRDENRTITVGTTDAVTSLDPAGAYDAGSWALFNNVFQSLLTFEPGGVTPVPDAAQSCEFVGSDLSTYRCGLREGLTFPSGRAMTGQDVKYSFDRVKRIKSDVGPSSLLDTLGSVSASGRIVTFQLSSPDATFPLKVATGAGAIVDREKYPADALRTDNAVDGTGPYTLTAYTKDSKAVLAPNSLYRGALKETGRPVALRYYSDADALDSAWKAKRIDVATRTLPPEVLAGLNSADPGQRVSEADSSEIRNLYFNTRSGSPLHDVRVRRALAWLIDRERLAATVYKGTVDPLFSLIPTGITGHTTSFFDSYPTLSPAKARALLDEAGVSLPVRFTYGYATGRGAATAEEAAEIKRQLEASGLFKVTVRGYEWTDFQKRWASGKLDAYAVGWVADFPDPDTYGGPLVGAKSTMNTGYSDKAVDRLITASQQYADRSEATKDFRSLQEAVARDVPVIPLWQAKEYVVTSEDVGGGQYLSDGTGLFRLWSLNWI from the coding sequence ATGCGTTCGGTTCGCATGCGGATTCTCGCGACGCTGCTCGTGCTGGCGGCCGTGGGAGTGGGCGGCTGGCAGCTGTTGCCGTCGCAGCGGGACGAGAACAGGACCATCACGGTCGGCACGACGGACGCCGTCACGTCGCTCGACCCGGCCGGCGCCTATGACGCCGGCTCGTGGGCGCTGTTCAACAACGTCTTCCAGTCACTGCTGACCTTCGAGCCGGGCGGCGTCACACCCGTGCCGGACGCGGCCCAGAGCTGCGAGTTCGTCGGCAGCGACCTGAGTACGTACCGCTGCGGGCTGCGCGAGGGACTCACCTTCCCGAGCGGGCGCGCGATGACGGGGCAGGACGTCAAGTACTCGTTCGACCGGGTCAAGCGGATCAAGTCGGACGTCGGGCCGTCCTCCCTGCTGGACACGCTCGGCTCGGTGAGCGCCAGCGGCCGTATCGTCACCTTCCAGCTGTCGTCGCCCGACGCCACGTTCCCGCTCAAGGTGGCCACCGGGGCGGGCGCCATCGTTGACCGCGAGAAGTATCCGGCCGACGCGCTGCGCACCGACAACGCTGTCGACGGCACCGGCCCGTACACCCTGACCGCGTATACGAAGGACAGCAAGGCCGTCCTCGCGCCCAACTCCCTCTACAGGGGCGCGCTGAAGGAGACCGGCCGTCCCGTCGCACTGCGCTACTACTCCGACGCGGACGCCCTCGACAGCGCGTGGAAGGCGAAGCGGATCGACGTGGCCACGCGCACGCTGCCGCCCGAGGTCCTCGCCGGTCTGAACTCCGCCGACCCGGGCCAGCGCGTCTCCGAGGCGGACAGCTCCGAGATCCGCAATCTTTACTTCAACACCCGCTCGGGCTCGCCCCTGCACGACGTCCGGGTCAGGAGGGCCCTGGCCTGGCTGATCGACCGCGAGCGGCTGGCGGCCACGGTCTACAAGGGGACCGTGGACCCGCTGTTCTCGCTGATCCCGACGGGCATCACCGGCCACACCACCTCGTTCTTCGACAGTTACCCCACTCTGAGCCCCGCCAAGGCGCGCGCCCTGCTCGACGAGGCCGGCGTCAGCCTGCCCGTCCGCTTCACCTACGGCTACGCCACCGGCCGGGGCGCCGCGACCGCCGAGGAGGCCGCGGAGATCAAGCGGCAGCTGGAGGCGAGCGGACTGTTCAAGGTGACGGTCAGGGGCTACGAGTGGACCGACTTCCAGAAGCGCTGGGCGAGCGGCAAGCTCGACGCGTACGCCGTCGGCTGGGTCGCCGACTTCCCCGACCCGGACACCTACGGTGGCCCGCTCGTCGGCGCCAAGAGCACCATGAACACCGGCTACAGCGACAAGGCCGTCGACCGGCTGATCACGGCCAGTCAGCAGTACGCCGACCGCAGCGAGGCCACGAAGGACTTCCGTTCGCTGCAGGAGGCCGTCGCCCGCGACGTCCCGGTGATCCCGCTGTGGCAGGCCAAGGAGTACGTGGTCACCAGCGAGGATGTCGGCGGCGGTCAGTATCTCTCGGACGGCACCGGCCTCTTCCGGCTCTGGAGCCTCAACTGGATCTGA
- a CDS encoding YihY/virulence factor BrkB family protein → MDWLKKLPVVGSAATWLMTTHAWRSYERMDRVHWTRLAAAMTFTSFVALFPLLTVAAAIAAATLSTEQQNKLEDKIADQVPGISDQLNIDALVQNAGTIGLIAVAALLFTGIGWVTATRECLRAVWELPDEEENPVLRRAKDARVLLGFGGALLVTIAASTVASALVGWITRQLGIDEGGWGGILLQIAALLVAVLANFLLLLYVLTLLPGVEPPRRRLMVAALIGAIGFELLKLLLSGYMQGVATKSMYGAFGVPVALLLWINFTSKLVVFCAAWTATQSKEVELADESESPSEPETGEPGKGEPVKPEVRNGPDAAPGRAAATGG, encoded by the coding sequence ATGGACTGGCTGAAGAAGCTCCCCGTCGTCGGGTCCGCGGCGACCTGGCTGATGACCACGCACGCGTGGCGGTCGTACGAGCGCATGGACCGGGTGCATTGGACACGGCTGGCCGCCGCGATGACGTTCACCAGCTTCGTGGCGCTGTTCCCGTTGCTCACCGTGGCCGCGGCGATCGCTGCCGCGACGCTGAGCACGGAGCAGCAGAACAAGCTCGAGGACAAGATCGCCGACCAGGTGCCCGGCATCTCCGACCAGCTCAACATCGACGCACTGGTGCAGAACGCCGGCACTATCGGCCTCATCGCCGTTGCCGCCCTGCTGTTCACCGGCATCGGCTGGGTCACCGCCACGCGCGAGTGCCTGCGCGCGGTGTGGGAGCTCCCCGACGAGGAGGAGAACCCCGTCCTGCGCAGGGCCAAGGACGCGCGCGTCCTCCTCGGCTTCGGCGGCGCCTTGCTGGTGACGATCGCGGCCTCCACGGTCGCCTCCGCCCTGGTCGGCTGGATCACCCGGCAGCTGGGCATCGACGAGGGCGGCTGGGGCGGGATCCTGCTGCAGATCGCCGCGCTCCTGGTCGCCGTACTCGCCAACTTCCTGCTGCTGCTGTACGTGCTGACCCTGCTGCCCGGCGTCGAACCGCCGCGCCGCCGGCTGATGGTGGCCGCACTGATCGGCGCCATCGGGTTCGAACTGCTGAAGCTGCTGCTCAGCGGCTATATGCAGGGCGTGGCCACGAAGAGCATGTACGGCGCGTTCGGCGTGCCCGTCGCCCTGCTGCTGTGGATCAACTTCACCTCGAAGCTGGTGGTGTTCTGCGCCGCCTGGACGGCGACGCAGAGCAAGGAGGTCGAGCTCGCCGACGAGTCCGAAAGCCCCAGCGAGCCCGAGACGGGTGAGCCCGGGAAGGGTGAGCCCGTGAAACCGGAGGTCAGGAACGGCCCCGACGCCGCACCAGGTCGGGCAGCGGCCACCGGCGGTTGA
- a CDS encoding response regulator transcription factor: MTTASGTVLIVEDEESIADVLAIALRYHRFEVMTAGTVREALTLVERTRPDAALLDVMLPDGDGRALGRELRERRPDLALVFLTARDSPAEIVGALGFGDDYITKPFNIDEVIARVTAVLRRTRPADVLPQRPPLRYGDLELDETTYCVRRAGRTVELTPTEYALLRFLVRNGGRIVPKEQLLRHVWQYEHTPPESTVVETYISYLRRKLDTLGPPVITTRRGVGYGLA; the protein is encoded by the coding sequence ATGACGACGGCTTCCGGCACCGTGCTGATCGTGGAGGACGAGGAGAGCATCGCGGACGTCCTCGCGATCGCCCTTCGCTACCACCGCTTCGAGGTCATGACCGCGGGCACGGTCCGCGAGGCGCTCACGCTGGTCGAGCGCACCCGCCCCGACGCGGCACTGCTCGACGTCATGCTCCCGGACGGGGACGGCCGGGCACTCGGGCGTGAGCTGCGCGAGCGGCGCCCCGACCTGGCGCTTGTCTTCCTCACCGCGCGCGACTCCCCCGCCGAGATCGTCGGCGCCCTCGGCTTCGGCGACGACTACATCACCAAGCCGTTCAACATCGACGAGGTCATAGCCCGCGTCACGGCGGTCCTGCGCCGCACCCGCCCGGCCGACGTCCTCCCGCAGCGACCGCCCCTGCGGTACGGCGACCTGGAGCTGGACGAGACGACGTACTGCGTGCGCCGCGCCGGCCGCACCGTCGAACTCACCCCGACCGAGTACGCCCTGCTGCGCTTCCTGGTGCGCAACGGCGGCCGGATCGTCCCCAAGGAGCAACTCCTGCGCCACGTCTGGCAGTACGAGCACACGCCGCCCGAGTCGACCGTCGTGGAGACCTACATCAGCTATCTGCGGCGCAAGCTGGACACCCTGGGGCCGCCGGTGATCACCACCCGGCGGGGCGTCGGATACGGGCTGGCATGA
- a CDS encoding metallophosphoesterase, with protein MVIVFAFVALLVLSVLVAGNWWLWRRLFRDTTRGPGFVRRAGVVVIAGGWALTIGALVAERSGAPFWLQQVLAWPGFLWLALSMYLMLGVLAGEVVRPLLRRWLERRARAGEPEPTPAPVGVTPATSPDTGAAERQPLPHASGPAATRTAAPAPGSTTVPTGAPTAGSTTATTAGSATAPTTGSTVAPSTGVTAATKAGATSALTADRSPALTTSPPPATDPFPASATDPSPTSANGSAPADATDPAPAAAPDPAAPSRPLAAPTRRLFVSRVVGGAAAAAAVGTVGYGTYGVLRGPKVKRVTVPLAKLPRAAHGYRIAVVSDIHLGPVLGRGFAQKVVDTINGTQPDMIAVVGDLVDGSVKDLGPAAAPLAGLRARHGAFFVTGNHEYFSGAEQWVEEVRRLGLRPLENARTELPHFDLAGVNDVAGESEGQGPDFAKALGDRDTARACVLLAHQPIQIHDAVDHGVDLQLSGHTHGGQLWPGNLVAELANPTLAGLDRYGDTQLYVSRGAGAWGPPTRVGAPSDITVIELASRQA; from the coding sequence GTGGTCATCGTCTTCGCGTTTGTCGCACTGCTGGTGCTGTCCGTCCTGGTGGCGGGCAACTGGTGGCTGTGGCGCCGTCTGTTCCGCGACACGACCCGCGGCCCCGGGTTCGTGCGCCGGGCGGGCGTGGTGGTCATCGCCGGTGGCTGGGCGCTGACGATCGGGGCCCTGGTCGCCGAGCGCTCGGGCGCACCCTTCTGGCTCCAGCAGGTCCTGGCCTGGCCGGGCTTCCTGTGGCTGGCCCTGTCGATGTACCTGATGCTGGGTGTGCTGGCGGGTGAGGTCGTACGCCCACTGCTGCGACGGTGGCTTGAACGGCGGGCGCGCGCGGGCGAGCCCGAGCCGACGCCCGCGCCGGTGGGTGTGACGCCGGCCACGTCACCCGACACGGGGGCAGCCGAGCGCCAGCCCCTCCCGCACGCGTCCGGCCCGGCCGCGACGCGTACGGCCGCCCCGGCCCCGGGGTCCACGACAGTCCCGACCGGGGCGCCTACGGCGGGCTCCACCACGGCAACCACGGCCGGCTCGGCGACGGCCCCTACGACAGGCTCGACCGTGGCGCCGTCGACGGGCGTCACCGCGGCGACCAAGGCCGGCGCGACCTCGGCGCTCACGGCCGACCGGTCTCCGGCCCTCACCACCAGCCCGCCCCCTGCGACCGACCCGTTCCCGGCCTCCGCGACCGACCCGTCCCCGACATCCGCGAACGGATCGGCCCCGGCGGACGCGACCGACCCCGCCCCGGCCGCGGCCCCCGACCCTGCAGCCCCCTCCCGCCCCCTGGCCGCCCCCACCCGCCGCCTCTTCGTCTCCAGAGTCGTCGGCGGTGCCGCCGCCGCGGCTGCCGTGGGGACCGTCGGTTACGGCACGTACGGCGTGCTGCGCGGCCCCAAGGTGAAGCGGGTCACCGTCCCCCTGGCCAAGCTCCCGCGCGCGGCGCACGGTTACCGGATCGCCGTCGTCAGCGACATCCACCTGGGCCCGGTCCTGGGCCGCGGTTTCGCGCAGAAGGTCGTCGACACGATCAACGGCACGCAGCCCGACATGATCGCGGTGGTCGGCGACCTGGTGGACGGCAGCGTGAAGGACCTCGGCCCGGCCGCGGCCCCGCTCGCCGGGCTCCGGGCGAGACATGGCGCGTTCTTCGTCACCGGCAACCACGAGTACTTCTCGGGCGCCGAACAGTGGGTCGAGGAGGTACGCCGCCTCGGCCTGCGCCCCCTGGAGAACGCCCGCACGGAACTGCCCCACTTCGACCTGGCCGGCGTCAACGACGTCGCGGGCGAGAGCGAGGGCCAGGGCCCCGACTTCGCCAAGGCCCTCGGCGACCGGGACACGGCACGCGCGTGCGTGCTCCTCGCCCACCAGCCGATCCAGATCCACGACGCCGTCGACCACGGCGTCGACCTCCAGCTCTCCGGCCACACCCACGGCGGCCAGCTCTGGCCGGGCAATCTCGTCGCGGAGCTGGCGAACCCGACCCTGGCCGGCCTGGACCGGTACGGCGACACCCAGCTGTACGTCAGCCGGGGCGCGGGCGCCTGGGGCCCTCCGACGCGCGTGGGTGCCCCGTCGGACATCACGGTGATCGAGCTGGCGTCCCGTCAGGCCTGA
- a CDS encoding D-alanyl-D-alanine carboxypeptidase family protein: protein MSAPKKTTGRALLVTSAVVSSLALTAPVSYAAPKPSPSTSPSATPPANMSTVGGERLGQPGTQVNLAGGVPVLPKDLTARSWVVADAESGDVLAAHNAHWRLAPASTMKMLFADTLLPKFPKTMEHEVVPSDLADIGSGSSMVGIKEGETYSVHDLWLGVFLRSGNDAVHVLSKMNDGIDNTVNDMNKHAEELQALDTHAVSPDGYDAPGQVSSAYDLTLIARSGLQKKDFREYCSTVSAKFPGETKKNKKGKSVRENFEIQNTNRLLSGDSDISVYQGIAGVKNGNTTNAGSTFTGVAERNGKVLLVTVMNPEKSEHNEVYKETARLFDWGFQAAGKAQPVGELVPPKSAAQTTAQPGANDSGEAGGTGDAEKSSKPAVGASAADGSSGVGVALGITGGALVLLAAGAFLINRRWPLPDLVRRRGRS from the coding sequence GTGTCCGCACCCAAGAAGACCACCGGGCGAGCCCTGCTGGTCACTTCAGCCGTCGTGTCGTCCCTCGCGCTGACCGCGCCCGTCTCCTACGCGGCTCCCAAGCCGTCACCGAGTACGAGCCCGTCCGCCACTCCCCCGGCGAACATGTCGACCGTGGGCGGCGAGCGGCTGGGGCAGCCCGGCACCCAGGTGAACCTCGCGGGCGGCGTCCCCGTCCTGCCCAAGGACCTGACCGCCCGCTCCTGGGTCGTCGCCGACGCCGAGTCCGGCGATGTGCTGGCCGCGCACAACGCGCACTGGCGGCTGGCGCCCGCGAGCACCATGAAGATGCTGTTCGCCGACACCCTGCTGCCGAAGTTCCCGAAGACCATGGAGCACGAGGTCGTCCCGTCCGACCTGGCGGACATCGGGTCCGGCTCCAGCATGGTCGGGATAAAGGAAGGCGAGACGTACAGCGTCCACGACCTGTGGCTCGGGGTCTTCCTGCGCTCCGGCAACGACGCCGTGCACGTGTTGTCGAAGATGAACGACGGAATCGACAACACCGTCAACGATATGAACAAGCACGCCGAGGAGCTGCAGGCCCTCGACACGCACGCGGTGTCCCCCGACGGCTACGACGCACCGGGCCAGGTGTCGTCGGCGTACGACCTGACCCTGATCGCCCGCTCCGGGCTGCAGAAGAAGGACTTCCGGGAGTACTGCTCGACCGTCAGCGCCAAGTTCCCGGGCGAGACGAAGAAGAACAAGAAGGGCAAGTCCGTCCGGGAGAACTTCGAGATCCAGAACACCAACCGGCTGCTCAGCGGCGACTCCGACATCTCCGTCTACCAGGGCATCGCGGGGGTCAAGAACGGCAACACCACGAACGCCGGCTCCACCTTCACCGGCGTCGCCGAGCGCAACGGCAAGGTGCTGCTCGTCACCGTCATGAACCCGGAGAAGAGCGAGCACAACGAGGTCTACAAGGAGACTGCGAGGCTCTTCGACTGGGGCTTCCAGGCGGCCGGCAAGGCGCAGCCGGTGGGTGAGCTGGTGCCGCCGAAGAGCGCGGCGCAGACCACCGCCCAGCCGGGTGCGAACGACTCCGGGGAGGCCGGCGGCACCGGGGACGCCGAGAAGTCCTCGAAGCCGGCGGTGGGTGCCTCGGCCGCGGACGGCTCGAGCGGTGTCGGCGTCGCGCTCGGGATCACCGGCGGGGCGCTGGTGCTGCTCGCGGCGGGCGCGTTCCTGATCAACCGCCGGTGGCCGCTGCCCGACCTGGTGCGGCGTCGGGGCCGTTCCTGA
- a CDS encoding SCO4848 family membrane protein, which produces MKLSRPVSWFLLAFGVWSWVIWVTFVKNLIKDSSGLAFDDGHPTAYFWVHLLLAVVSFVLGTVVGVIGLRGVRALRRTS; this is translated from the coding sequence ATGAAGCTCAGCCGCCCCGTCTCCTGGTTCCTGCTCGCCTTCGGGGTGTGGAGCTGGGTCATCTGGGTCACTTTCGTCAAAAACCTGATCAAGGACAGCAGCGGGCTCGCGTTCGACGACGGTCACCCCACGGCGTACTTCTGGGTGCATCTGCTGCTCGCCGTCGTCTCCTTCGTATTGGGGACGGTCGTCGGGGTCATCGGGTTGCGTGGAGTGCGCGCACTGCGCCGGACGTCATAG
- a CDS encoding TetR/AcrR family transcriptional regulator, whose product MPSKNDSPEQGDAPSKSEQTRALILETAMRLFQERGYDKTTMRAIAQEAGVSVGNAYYYFAGKEHLIQGFYDRIAAEHRAAVRDVLARESDLEARLAGVLKVWLDIATPYHEFAVQFFKNAADPDSPLSPFSAESEHARVEAIDLHRQVLAGSAKTKVPEDLRDVLPEMMWLGQMGLVLYWIFDRTEGRERSYRLAERSARLTARGVALARFRVLRPLVRDVHELFTDFLPGMTNALPDPAKGRTKDGTKGSTKGKEAPVEDERP is encoded by the coding sequence GTGCCCTCGAAGAACGACAGCCCTGAACAGGGCGATGCGCCCAGCAAGTCCGAGCAGACCCGTGCGCTCATCCTGGAGACGGCCATGCGGCTGTTCCAGGAGCGCGGCTACGACAAGACGACGATGCGGGCGATCGCCCAGGAGGCCGGGGTCTCCGTCGGCAACGCGTACTACTACTTCGCGGGCAAGGAACACCTGATCCAGGGCTTCTACGACCGGATCGCCGCCGAGCACCGAGCGGCGGTCCGGGACGTCCTGGCCCGCGAGAGCGACCTGGAGGCGCGGCTCGCGGGCGTGCTGAAGGTGTGGCTGGACATCGCCACGCCGTACCACGAGTTCGCGGTGCAGTTCTTCAAGAACGCCGCCGATCCCGACAGCCCGCTCAGCCCCTTCTCCGCCGAGTCGGAGCACGCGCGCGTGGAGGCCATCGACCTCCACCGGCAGGTGCTTGCGGGCTCGGCGAAGACCAAGGTGCCCGAGGACCTCCGGGACGTACTGCCCGAGATGATGTGGCTCGGCCAGATGGGGCTCGTCCTGTACTGGATCTTCGACCGGACCGAGGGGCGCGAGCGCAGTTACCGGCTGGCCGAGCGGTCCGCCCGGCTGACCGCCCGGGGCGTGGCGCTGGCGCGGTTCCGGGTGCTGCGGCCGCTGGTGCGCGACGTGCACGAGCTGTTCACGGACTTCCTGCCGGGGATGACGAACGCGCTGCCGGACCCGGCGAAGGGCCGGACGAAGGACGGTACGAAGGGCAGCACGAAGGGCAAGGAGGCGCCCGTCGAGGACGAGCGCCCCTGA